TCTACCTGTTTAATAGCAGACAGTCATGGGATAAGTGGAGTTGATGAAACGTTACGTTTTATTTACCAGGTACACTGGTTTTTCAGTGATTCGGCACCATCTTGTCTTGTCGTTGTTAAAATTGCAGCCTGATCTTGATTCACCTGCAGGAAAGAGCATACGGCTGATAAGGGCGGCATCGAGATCACATCGGACCCCGTGGAGAGCGGTGGGAAGGTTCAGTTCGCTGTGGATCGCCTGCGGGAGCCGTTCGTTGTCAGGTTCCACATTGTCAATAAAGGCACTGACAACATCCACTTGACGTACTACACTGCCCTGCACAGGATCCGCTGTTTCACTCTAGAGGATAAGAGGAGAGTGACCAGAGCATCTCCGCTGTTCCTCTGTCCTGGTGAGACACTGATGACTTCTTCTCTGCCTTTAGAAATGAGAGAAATAAACTAGCTAATGTTCACaaattcttccttttttttctttcgtctttttttccctccaggaGAGAGCTATGAAGTTGAGGTTAAGTACATTCTGAACCACTATGGATATTTCCCTGCCACAATGTATTTCGAGTTCTGCCCAGATTTGCCTGGATCGGTGCCCTTCTGCATTGTCAGGGAGATAGAAGCTGCAGCCCAGACTCCACTGGCTGTGGAGCTAGGGCCTGTGGCTCCTTATAAACCATTTCGGGTGGCTGCTTACAAGCCTGTTGACACCATTATAGTAGATGGAGTACCACCTGACAGGTAATGAATTTCAAAACTGATTGTAAAAATTACTTTGAAGCATTTTTGCTCACTTGGACTTTAGATCAACAAGTTGTCCCTGAGGGTTTAGCGACCGTGTGTCTTCTGAAACTGATCACAGCCatatggtgttttgttttcttcttctgcagttctgttgtgCCTTTGAAGATGGCAGTGAAATTAGGAGACTACAAGTATCATAATGACCTGAAGGATTTGGCTAGACGAAGGATGGAAGACTCCGAGTACCTCTCTCCAACTGCCAAACAGAAACTTGCATCAGTGAAGTAAGCAAATCACCCAATTCATTACAACCAGCTATGCGTTTTCTGTGATGAGTATTTTATAGAACTAACCCAATGTTAAATGCACTGTTTACCTCTGCTTTGACATCCAGGGGTCTCCTCAGTTGTCCCTTAAAGATGAAGAACTACTCGCATCGGTTTCATCTCCTGCTGCACCTTGAAGAGATACAGATGGAGGTTGACATCCGAAAGTATGATCTCCTCAATCAAACCATGACTCAAGACCAAGGCAACAGAAAACTCCTGAAACTCAGAGTAAAGAGATTTGAATTAGAACACCGTCTGCTACGCTCTGTGTTTGCAGTGGCTCTATTTTTGCTGGAGCAGCTGGCATCTCTGAAGCATTGAATTCACTTGTAAATTGTGCTTCTTGGCAGTTAACTTCagaatgcattttatttgtttgggaCCTTGTATTCTTAATGAAGGAGCTAGATGACCTTCCTCCCGTTTTACTTGTACAGATGATTATACGATCTAGTTCTCATACACAGATTTGTTTATTTAGCTTGTCATATCTACCCATCTGAATCACCTGCAgacttgtagtttttttttaaaacatatcaaTGGCCCAACATCGATGTTGTCCGACAGGTTCCTGGTGTCGCTGAGAATCGGCCATCTGTGCTTCGAGGAGATTGTCTGAGAGTATCCAAATCTGAGGACACCGTCCAGCCCATTACTGTGTATACCGGATATGTTCACAGAGTAGAACTGGACAGTGTGAAGCTGGGTTTCTCAAAAAAGTATGAGCTAGAATAATGATATGTTGACTAAGAACTCACAATGAGAAACTTGTTGCTTACTTTTCAATCATTTCAGGTTGTTGCAGATCTTTATCAGCAATATGAAGTTTAATGTGGAGTTTACTCTCAACCGGTACCCTTTGAAGCTACAACACAGGGCTGTAGACCTGGCAGTAAAACATCAACTTGAGGAGGTGCTGTTTCCGTCGGGTGCAGCAGTGGCTAGTGTGCCCATGCCTAAACTCAGGTCCGGTGCCTATTTGTATGCACTGCATCATCTATAAATGCAACACTTAACCACATTTAATGACAATAGtgataataactttatttgtatagcacctttaaaagttacaaagtgcttcacagttttggatcaaaacacaaaagtgaAGATAAGGGTAGATCCTCAGAAATGCTAACGCatggtctttcattaatacaTACACACTCCTGTACATATATATTAGAAGGAAAAACAGACCACAAATAATGAAGAGACCAGCTGCATTAATAAGGTCTCAGTAATCTGCTATATTTGCGAGAGCTTGGCCATGTAGGGTTTTATGTTACGGATACATTGAATTGTACTGTGTCCTACTGTATATTCTGCCTGGTACTGGTGGTAGGAGAACAGTGAGCTTCTGAAAATGAGAGTGTGGCCTCAGCAGCATTTCTCTGTTGTTTTCCTGGGCATTTAGCCACTATGTTGCATTAACAGGAGGGATTACTGCTCTTTGGTTTAATGCCATAAACCAAATGGGCACAAGGTGCATAACAGgtttttaaacacacatttacacaccttTTATGCTAAGTGTAAAAAGTCCATTTCTACATCTCTTTGCAGGATGTTTAATCGACAGCTGGAAAACAACCCGGAGCAACATGCTGCAGTCCAGCGCATTGTGGCTGGATCCTCGAAACCAGCTCCTCATCTTGTGTTTGGGCCTCCTGGAACTGGAAAGACAATCACTGTGGTTGAAGCAATCAATCAGGTATAAAGTTACATGCAGTTAAGATCTGTATGAATGAGATCTTCAGAGATTAATCAGATATCTTACTTGTGAGTTGCCAGAAAACATATTCGTTCTTCATTGGCTGTTACATTGTAACAAATTTAAAGCTGTTGGATTTTGAACAAGACATTTGATATTGTTACTTTGAGTAGAATCTTTGATATTTACTTTATTattccatccatttattttcttgaTTCCTGGTCTAGTTCAGGACCACTGGAGGCCTAGAGCCCATCCCAACGGTCATAGagacaccctggacaggttgccagtgcAGGACTGGCAGATTATTCAGAATCAAACGAATCTTTGGCTAATCCATAGTTTaagttggtgtttttgttttgttttttctcacaggTCTAAATTGGGTAAAAGGTTGATGGGTGGTTCTTTGgcgtttttctactctgagcacttaATGTGCTTGATATAACTTGCCTCATGCCCCCATTCACACATTTATGCTAAGTGCTTTTTTTGTCTAATATTCACACTTCATGAACAATCACATTCAGTATCTTGGCCTACTTTGGGttgcagccagggatcaaaccatgaGCCTTCCAGTTaacaggtgacctgctctaccccGCGACCCCGCGTCTATACAAGTAACTTACACAAGTAAGATTTCTCTTTGCAAGACAGATTTTGCACAGGAATCAGCATGTGTTGGCATGTTTGTAAGGTGATTCCCAGATATCTCGCTGTATATTAGAAACACACTaagagatttttcttttttttgaaccaGTTGCTTATTTGCTCTCGAGTATTATGATTATTAGTACTTTCAATTTAGAGATTTTACATTGCCAACAAATGTCGCAGTTGGCACAGTTGCTTTACAGCAAGGACGGTCCTGGAGTAGGCATGTTCTGTCCATGCTTGCCTGGGTTTTCTCTGgatactccagcttcctcccacagtccaacaaCATGTGAgttgggttaattggtgatttttAAATTGTCCACATGGGTGAATATGAGTATGAACAGTTGTTTATCTCTCTGTGTTGGGCCTGCAAAAGACTGGTAAACTGTACAAGGTGTAAGCTGCTTTTCGTTCTGTGACAACTAGGATGCGCTTCAGCCCCGCGGTGACTCTGAACTGGATAAATGGTGGTATATTTTGGAATTGATTCACTTcaggaaacactaaaaaaaatggaaaccaaACTTTAACATAAAGGGCTTGCAAAATTCAACAATGCTGTAATTTGTGATGTTATCTGTGATGTTGTAACTGTTTCTCAGAAATTTGTACTTACTATAGGACAAATACTGTGGCTGTATGTCCTTGGTGCAATGTACTTTGAATTCTGTGCACATCTGCCAGGTTAGGTGCCTTTCTGAAATAAGTGACAGCCGCAGACCGGGTCCTGCTGGGTGTGAGGCAAAGGCCTGTGGCTCCCTATAAACCATGTTATGTCTTTGCACACAAGCCTGTTATTATTAAGTAATGACTTTTATTTTGCTCGTCTTGTCAGGTCAGCAAGGCAGATCCATCAGCCCACATCCTCGCCTGTGCACCTTCAAACAGTGCATGCGACCTGCTCTGTGAGAGACTACAAGTAAACATGGATTCTCATCAGATTTACCGCGTGTACGCCAACAGCCGAGACCCAAACAGCGTTCCCAAGAGTCTGCTGGTGAGCTACATATGGACTAATTGTGTAtccatatatatacacagcccataatgtttaaaaattacatgtgaAATAGAGTGCCATTGCATTCTCTTGTCTCAGCAAGCCCCATAAATATGCCCGCATTTTCACTAAATTCCTCATGATCACACTGAGGAATCAATGATTGTAATCACTATGGGAAAGCTGAACAAAAGGTTACGTTCTCAtattttttttggttctttCAGAAATACTGTAACTGGGACGAGAGCAAAGACAGCTTTGTGCCTCCACAGAAAGAGGTTACGATGAAGTACAAAGTCGTAGTTACAACTATGGTCACAGCTGGCAGGTAAGAGCCAGTGTGTGGCATGTAAAGTGTCCAttatgatgtgtttttaaacactCTTTGACATCTGGCACATTTTTCGTGTTATGAGCCATGCGGCACTTGATtatgctgctgtgtgtttgtgtctttgtgaggCTTGTGTCCGGAGGGATTCCAGTTGGCCATTTTTCGCATGTGTTTGTGGATGAGGGAGGCCAAGCTGTAGAGCCAGAGTGTGTCATTGCTATTGCAGGTAAACTATGAATGTCAGAACTACATGTTTTTCATCATGATGTCCTTCACCATGCACACTAAGCAAATATGTAGGACTCCCTTCATTCATTTGCAcgttaaaattagaaacattcaGATCTGTGAGTGATGCTGAAAGGCTTCACTCTCAGAATGCAAAATgggagttttccttcccactgttgccatgtgcttgctcatagggggcttTGTGAttgtcacctcaaggtgcttacGATATAAAGCGCCTTGTGGGGACTTTTGTTGAATtggcgctacataaataaagtcttttgtGAAACCTTCAAGAATCTGAAATTCTTACATCCAACTTCctgttaaatatgtttttttttccattaaatctGGTATTAATGCAGTACATGGACCTTTCATATATACACTTATCTGATTACAGAACTTTATCCACACCCAGCTGCTTtatacatgttttttgttttctccaaagCTAGCTAAaggctgtaaaataaataaataaaatgtatgggTTAAGACTTTTACAGCTTACAAATTCTGCATATATCTGACCTTAAGTCAGAGCAGTTGTAAATTAATTTGTTCTTACACATTACACTTCCTCAGTAAATCGGTTCTCGTGATTAAAGGTTATAACTTGCAAGTGCTGAAATTGATGCACCTTGTTACAGACTCATTTGTTGTTTCATAGGTCTGCTCGATGCAGAGAAAGGTCAGCTGGTACTGGCAGGAGATCCTAAGCAGCTGGGACCAATCCTTCGATCTCCTTTTGCAATTGAACATGGACTCGGTAAGTCCAGTggtctcattttcttttctttctgatcAGATGGCGTTAGTTGCATCACTGTGTATCCCTGGCAGTTTTCACTGGTAATAGTTTAGGATCAAATGAATGCTTAGTGCTGCTTCAGTTATTTGAGTTTTTCTCAGATTAACATGAATTCAAATCTGTATCATGAATGCTTTTTAGGGCTTTCTCTACTGGAGAGGCTGATGAGACATAATTCGTTATATCAGAAAAATACAGACGGGCATTTTGACACTCGCTTTGTCACCAAACTGCTGCGAAACTACAGGTGGGTCTTTCAGCTATTGCTTGTCAAAGCCATTTTTTACTTGTGCTGCTGTGTTAATCACCAATAATACTTCAtcgtttttttattgttcttctttttccttcccGTTCACTCAGGTCACACAGTGCTATTCTGAAAATCCCCAATGAGTTGTTCTATGAGAATGAATTGCAGGTGTTTGCTGACCAATGGGAGCGTGAGACCTATTGCAACTGGGAATACCTTCCGAAGAAGGTGAGGCCTCGGgaacttttcatttattttgtttggtttttggttttttcttgTCCCCCTAAGTCATCCGCAAAGCATATGATTAGATGCAAAGGTGTATTTGTCAACTCTGATTTCATCatacattaatttaaaaataaaaaaaactgtgatgaacatgaataaataaaatagtaaaGTGCATCTGAGCTTTACAGATGCAATGTTTGCTTTGAAAGTGATGAGAGAGAAGTAAGGTCAGAAGGAGTTTCACTGTGTCTGTGGATCTAGAGAAACCATGTGATAGGGTGCTAAGAGAGGAACTGTGGTACTGAATGAGGAAGTCAAGAGTGGCAGTGATGTATGTGAGGGTGGTGCGGGACGTGCGTGAGAACAGCAAAACACTAGTGAAGTGTGTGGGAGTGACAGATGAGTTTAAGGTGGaggtgggattacatcagggattAGCTCTGAGCCTCTGCTGACAATTGAAGTTACACAAGAGGACTGTGATGTTCACGGACAACACTGTGATTTGTGAGTAGAGGAAAGGTGGAGGTATGCTAAAGTCAGTAGAAGCAAGATAGATGACATGTTTGAATGAGAGGGAGCAGAAGTAGTGAAGCTGGGTGAGATGGGTCTCGTCTatgcaaagaacaaaaaagtgcacaagagaggtgaagaaggaggcgcaggcagggtggagtgggtggagacagAGGGCCAAGCTGGAAGTTGCTGGTACATGAGGGAccagattagaaatgagtatatcaGAGGGACAAGTTTGGTTGACTGGTTTTGGAGACGAAGTTTGCAGGGGTTTGTTTTGGAGATGtccagaggagggatagtggatatattttGGATAAAGGATGCTGAAGATGGAAGAAAAAAGACTGGCTGAAACAAAAGTAgatattaaaacatgaaaacaactcATGTTGTAAAAGTACAATTTTTCTTAAAACTTCATAGACCTTATGGGAGTGCTCACGTGTACAATTCATGTGTAGttttaattcacatttttaatttcactaAGGAGTCAGTCGCCAAATTGTATTTGAACCATATTTAACAAGAATAACTGACAGTGCTACCCCACTACAGGGTTTTCCAGTGATCTTCCATGGAGTGATGGGCAAAGATGAGAGAGAGGCGAACAGTCCGTCTTTCTTCAACGTGTCTGAGATTGAAGTCCTGATCGACTACCTCACCAAACTGATGGAAACGCAAGGAAAGAAGGGTCTCCCCAAACTGTCTGCAACAGACATCGGAATAATCGCCCCCTACAGAAAACAAGTGAATATGCATGGTGCACATTTGTGTTAAATGACTGAGGATAAAAGGAGGTTGTTTGGTTCATTCATAATTTCCCatgactgcttttctttttgctaacAGGTTGAGAAAATCCAGAAGGCCCTGAGATTTGTCCCAGCGCTGAGTCGCTGGAGTGATCTCAAAGAGCTGAAGGTTAGCAGCTCTGCTGTAAACGATCTGTGTCAGTTAATATGGTTATATGCCCCCATGCAAACCTAAGATGCTCATTTACAGTGTCTTCtaaattgttttaataaaatgtaatcaaaagattgatctgctgtttatttctaatCAGAAGTGTAATTTAATTATTGAGGATGCATTCAACAGTTATAAGATTAAAGTTTTATTAGATGGTAGATGGTAAagtgcacccccccccccttttataATATCAGGTCGGCTCTGTGGAGGAGTTTCAGGGACAAGAGAGGAAGATCATTATGGTCTCCACCGTCCGTAGCAGCATCAACTATGTCAAGATGGACAGAGACTTCAATATTGGGTTCCTGTCAAATGAAAAGGTTTGTCACATCATTTAAGCTTATAAGACAGCCTGCTGCTTCTTTAATGGTTGAATAAATTActaatatattctttttttatatatatgtattcaCTTGTAGAGGTTCAACGTAGCCTTGACGAGAGCCAGGTCCCTGCTTATAGTGGTGGGAAACCCTGTGATCCTCAAGAAGGACCCAACATGGGAGAAGTAAGCGAAGGCAAGATGTTTTGGGAGGCACTGAGTAAACGTAGTGATTACCGAAAGTGAAACCTCATTGTTAGCTGACAAAACAACCTCAAATTGTTCACTTTGTTGCCATTTTGGAGCCTTTGGGCTGTATAAAATTTGCCCAGTTAACAAGGAGTGCACATTTCTTGAGCATTTCTCACTCAcgttttcttaatttttgcttttttgttcaCAGGTTCATCAGCTACTGTGTGAAGGAGAAGGGCTACACTGGATTTGACTTCAGCGATGTGGAAGAGGAAGATGATATTGTGTCCAGACTGGCGACGCTGAAAATCAACATGGATTCTGAATGTGAGTACAACTTTATCCTCAGTAAGACTGCAGCAGACAGTAGACTCGACAGTTGCATGTGTCTTTTTCTCCAGACTTTAGGCTTTATTTGCTGAGGTAAATAGTTGCATGATTGAaaccttaaaatgtaaaagcatttagaacaaaacattttcccggtgagtctccaaaagttgattctgttcatctggacttaGCGTTCCCAGTAAGTAttcttcaaaaaaaataaaaaataaaaaatcttttgCTAAgattttgtctgtctttgttctAGGTCCTGTTCCAGAGGAGAGTGCCATTCAGCAATTTGTGGACCCTGGGTGGAAAAATGAGCATTAACATTTCCTCTAAACTAGGACATAGCGTCTGCGACAGATGGATTTAAAGCCATTTGAATGCATAGCAAGTgtcagtcttttattttattctctgtcTTACTGCTTCAGCACATGATTTAAGACCATATCCTTTTATGAACCTATTTAAGTGCAATAAATGCTCCTCTGTTTCTAATCACAGTGGCAAAATGAAGCAGTGAACTTTGGCTTTTTACACTTACCTGGTCTGTTTATTTAGCCCAGTTAACATAACTATGGCTGTACAGATGCTAAAATGTCCTACAGATGGGAAAAGAATGGAAGATCATTTTAATACACTGATTCATCACCGTATGTCTTATGACTTATGTCAattcaaaacttaaaaaaaataaactgactttttgatctgctgtaTATTATATTACACCGTGGTGCCTGATCATTTCCTTTAGCAGCATCGTCCTGTTCAAGAATGGACTGAGGAGACCGGTCTGTCTATTCGCAAAAATAGTTTATTAACAATGTTCATGTTCACTTCAGCTCAAATGTTCACTACAACACTTTCTGTTTACAAAGCATTATTACAATGAGCTTTTATAGAAATCTGGATCCTTTTAATTGATTTCAAATACTtccagagagagaaataaaagttgCACAACACTGAGCTGAAGCTGTTCCCACAGAGGTGTGCGATGTTAGTGCTTCTGTATGTGCGCGCACTGTAAAGACCCATGGATTTCTCATGCATGCATCAATAGAGCAAGGACATTTTTTAGCGGGACATTATCGGCATACACATGGACAGCAGTATAGTACATGCTCTTAGTGATATGTTCAACAATAGCTCCTCCGCTGCTCTATGGGAACGTTTTCAATTGTTATGATTCTACTCCCAGCTTTAAGTTATTTAACTCTCTGCCGATCTCTAATTCCCAAGTATTCCTTGCGAGAGCTTGTTAAGACACGTCAACACCATACCACCACTATGAAATGTTTTCATCGATAAGAAGTTGTAGAGATATGAATGTTTACCCTTGCCCAAATGGTGTGCTTGTTGTCCATATTAGTGCACAGAGTCCCGAGTTAAAAGTAGCATCCGCCCTCTAAAGATTGGAGGGTGGATAGAACATTAGTAGGttgtttgtgtgcgtttgtCGGCTAAAACAATCACAACACCTCGTCTGAGCTGTAGCCTCTTTGCTGGCCCGCTCGTTTAAAGCATTTGTGCTTCACCAGCAGAGGGGTTTAAATTTGCATTACACACAGTATTACAATAACTGGTAGGTTTGGCGCTTTTGATGGAATTGTAAGAAGGTTGCATGCAACACAGATATTGTTTTTGCCACGTATACCGTATTAAGAAATCCACCCTTCATGCAACCAGTGGACATGTAAAGTAGATGACTGAGCAACAGTGGTGTGAAAGAGTGTGCCCCAGGACAGTCGGTGAGGGCCTTTCAAGAATATCAAGCTATTATCATCAGGGGAAGTTCACTAGAGTATTCTGCGAGGATATGAGCAGATACAGATACTAGAGGACGATCTGGCATGTCCTAGTGAACTGAAATTTAATTACATCCTTAAATGCCGAGTATATTTCCAAAGAGTGAGCTTAAATTCCATCCTATAGGTtgtaactgatttttttttttaagtaaaacatCAAAGGAAATGGTTGCATACAGATGTTTTCTCAATCAACCATATTGTAATTTTCACATGATGCAAGAA
This DNA window, taken from Astatotilapia calliptera chromosome 5, fAstCal1.2, whole genome shotgun sequence, encodes the following:
- the mov10a gene encoding putative helicase mov-10-B.2 isoform X1 yields the protein MPSLKDSLESGLDFIEFLGDRVSGISKKELKDIYNSEFRGREGIKDPNFYKVLLALVKFNKAQIRQGQVYINARPQFRVYCDQWRRPRATQPQDLGSGPQTPAGTPAGSSTPVAPVLTPKKKLASEILRKLKVNRKEHTADKGGIEITSDPVESGGKVQFAVDRLREPFVVRFHIVNKGTDNIHLTYYTALHRIRCFTLEDKRRVTRASPLFLCPGESYEVEVKYILNHYGYFPATMYFEFCPDLPGSVPFCIVREIEAAAQTPLAVELGPVAPYKPFRVAAYKPVDTIIVDGVPPDSSVVPLKMAVKLGDYKYHNDLKDLARRRMEDSEYLSPTAKQKLASVKGLLSCPLKMKNYSHRFHLLLHLEEIQMEVDIRKYDLLNQTMTQDQGNRKLLKLRVPGVAENRPSVLRGDCLRVSKSEDTVQPITVYTGYVHRVELDSVKLGFSKKLLQIFISNMKFNVEFTLNRYPLKLQHRAVDLAVKHQLEEVLFPSGAAVASVPMPKLRMFNRQLENNPEQHAAVQRIVAGSSKPAPHLVFGPPGTGKTITVVEAINQVSKADPSAHILACAPSNSACDLLCERLQVNMDSHQIYRVYANSRDPNSVPKSLLKYCNWDESKDSFVPPQKEVTMKYKVVVTTMVTAGRLVSGGIPVGHFSHVFVDEGGQAVEPECVIAIAGLLDAEKGQLVLAGDPKQLGPILRSPFAIEHGLGLSLLERLMRHNSLYQKNTDGHFDTRFVTKLLRNYRSHSAILKIPNELFYENELQVFADQWERETYCNWEYLPKKGFPVIFHGVMGKDEREANSPSFFNVSEIEVLIDYLTKLMETQGKKGLPKLSATDIGIIAPYRKQVEKIQKALRFVPALSRWSDLKELKVGSVEEFQGQERKIIMVSTVRSSINYVKMDRDFNIGFLSNEKRFNVALTRARSLLIVVGNPVILKKDPTWEKFISYCVKEKGYTGFDFSDVEEEDDIVSRLATLKINMDSECPVPEESAIQQFVDPGWKNEH
- the mov10a gene encoding putative helicase mov-10-B.2 isoform X2 — its product is MPSLKDSLESGLDFIEFLGDRVSGISKKELKDIYNSEFRGREGIKDPNFYKVLLALVKFNKAQIRQGQVYINARPQFRVYCDQWRRPRATQPQDLGSGPQTPAGTPAGSSTPVAPVLTPKKKLASEILRKLKVNRKEHTADKGGIEITSDPVESGGKVQFAVDRLREPFVVRFHIVNKGTDNIHLTYYTALHRIRCFTLEDKRRVTRASPLFLCPGESYEVEVKYILNHYGYFPATMYFEFCPDLPGSVPFCIVREIEAAAQTPLAVELGPVAPYKPFRVAAYKPVDTIIVDGVPPDSSVVPLKMAVKLGDYKYHNDLKDLARRRMEDSEYLSPTAKQKLASVKGLLSCPLKMKNYSHRFHLLLHLEEIQMEVDIRKYDLLNQTMTQDQGNRKLLKLRVPGVAENRPSVLRGDCLRVSKSEDTVQPITVYTGYVHRVELDSVKLGFSKKLLQIFISNMKFNVEFTLNRYPLKLQHRAVDLAVKHQLEEVLFPSGAAVASVPMPKLRMFNRQLENNPEQHAAVQRIVAGSSKPAPHLVFGPPGTGKTITVVEAINQVSKADPSAHILACAPSNSACDLLCERLQVNMDSHQIYRVYANSRDPNSVPKSLLKYCNWDESKDSFVPPQKEVTMKYKVVVTTMVTAGRLVSGGIPVGHFSHVFVDEGGQAVEPECVIAIAGLLDAEKGQLVLAGDPKQLGPILRSPFAIEHGLGLSLLERLMRHNSLYQKNTDGHFDTRFVTKLLRNYRSHSAILKIPNELFYENELQVFADQWERETYCNWEYLPKKGFPVIFHGVMGKDEREANSPSFFNVSEIEVLIDYLTKLMETQGKKGLPKLSATDIGIIAPYRKQVEKIQKALRFVPALSRWSDLKELKVGSVEEFQGQERKIIMVSTVRSSINYVKMDRDFNIGFLSNEKRFNVALTRARSLLIVVGNPVILKKDPTWEK